In Saccharomonospora marina XMU15, one genomic interval encodes:
- the tkt gene encoding transketolase — translation MSENPTTENNPLLRRNYPADWTELDTRAVDTVRVLAADAVEHCGSGHPGAAMSLAPVAYSLFQRIMRHDPTDPEWPARDRFVLSAGHSSLTLYIQLFLAGYGLELQDLRQLRKWGSKTPGHPEYRHTPGVETTTGPLGQGLANAVGMAMAARRERGLLDPEAPDGQSVFDHHVYVIASDGDIEEGVTAEASSLAGRQELGNLVVVYDDNKISIEDDTSIALSEDTAKRYEAYGWHVQVVEGGEDVAAFEQAVAAAKAETKRPSFILLRTVIGYPAPTKMNTGKAHGAALGADEVAGVKQALGFDPAQSFQVADEVLAHTRAIVDRAKTERAQWQERFDAWARANPRRKELADRLRTRTLPQGWEQKLPTWEPDAKGIATRKASGEVLNAIGDELPELWGGSADLAESNNTLIKGSDSFGPAAASTTMFRTSPYGRNLHFGVREHAMGAILNGIALHGGTRPYGGTFLIFSDYMRPSVRLAALMKAPVIYVWTHDSIGLGEDGPTHQPIEQLAALRAIPGLNVVRPADANETAAAWKAALQDVHAPTGLALTRQNVPVLEGTSAEGVARGGYVLAEADGGTPEVVLIATGSEVQLALQARKTLQADGVAASVVSMPCVEWFDQQDASYRDAVIPPTVRARVAVEAGVAQPWHRFVGDAGEVVSIEHFGASADYATLFREFGITAEAVVAAARRSLARIG, via the coding sequence GTGTCGGAGAACCCCACCACCGAGAACAACCCACTGCTGCGCCGGAACTACCCGGCCGACTGGACGGAACTGGACACTCGCGCGGTGGACACGGTCAGGGTGCTCGCCGCCGACGCGGTCGAGCACTGCGGCAGCGGTCACCCCGGCGCCGCGATGAGCCTGGCACCCGTCGCCTACTCGCTGTTCCAGCGCATCATGCGGCACGATCCCACCGACCCCGAGTGGCCCGCACGCGACCGGTTCGTGCTCTCCGCGGGCCACAGCAGCCTGACCCTCTACATCCAGCTCTTCCTCGCCGGGTACGGGCTGGAGTTGCAGGATCTGCGGCAGCTGCGCAAGTGGGGCTCCAAGACCCCCGGCCACCCGGAGTACCGGCACACTCCCGGTGTCGAAACCACGACGGGTCCGTTGGGACAGGGCCTGGCGAACGCGGTCGGGATGGCGATGGCGGCCAGGCGCGAACGCGGGCTGCTCGACCCCGAGGCCCCGGACGGCCAAAGCGTGTTCGACCACCACGTCTACGTGATCGCCTCCGACGGTGACATCGAGGAGGGCGTCACCGCCGAGGCGTCGTCGCTGGCTGGCAGGCAGGAGCTGGGCAACCTGGTCGTCGTCTACGACGACAACAAGATCTCCATCGAGGACGACACCAGCATCGCGCTGTCGGAGGACACCGCCAAGCGCTACGAGGCCTACGGCTGGCACGTGCAGGTGGTCGAGGGCGGCGAGGACGTCGCGGCCTTCGAGCAGGCCGTCGCTGCCGCCAAGGCCGAGACCAAGAGGCCGTCGTTCATCCTGCTTCGCACCGTGATCGGCTATCCCGCGCCGACCAAGATGAACACCGGCAAGGCACACGGCGCCGCGCTCGGGGCCGACGAGGTGGCCGGTGTCAAGCAGGCACTGGGCTTCGACCCGGCACAGAGCTTCCAGGTCGCCGACGAGGTGCTGGCGCACACCCGCGCGATCGTCGATCGCGCCAAGACCGAGCGCGCGCAGTGGCAGGAGCGGTTCGACGCGTGGGCCCGCGCCAACCCTCGCCGCAAGGAACTGGCCGACCGGCTGCGCACCCGCACGCTGCCGCAGGGGTGGGAGCAGAAGCTGCCCACCTGGGAGCCCGACGCCAAGGGCATCGCAACCAGGAAGGCCTCCGGCGAGGTGCTCAACGCCATCGGCGACGAACTTCCCGAGCTGTGGGGCGGCTCGGCCGACCTCGCGGAGAGCAACAACACCCTCATCAAGGGCTCTGACTCGTTCGGTCCCGCCGCCGCGAGCACGACGATGTTCCGCACCAGCCCATACGGACGCAACCTGCACTTCGGTGTCCGCGAGCACGCGATGGGCGCCATCCTCAACGGCATCGCGCTGCACGGTGGCACCCGCCCCTACGGCGGCACCTTCCTGATCTTCAGCGACTACATGCGGCCCTCGGTGCGGCTGGCCGCGCTGATGAAGGCCCCGGTCATCTACGTGTGGACCCACGACTCGATCGGACTCGGCGAGGACGGGCCCACCCACCAGCCGATCGAGCAATTGGCCGCGCTGCGCGCGATCCCGGGGCTGAACGTGGTCCGCCCCGCCGACGCCAACGAGACCGCCGCAGCGTGGAAGGCCGCGCTGCAGGACGTGCACGCCCCCACCGGGCTGGCGCTGACCAGGCAGAACGTCCCGGTGCTCGAAGGCACCTCGGCCGAAGGGGTGGCACGGGGCGGTTACGTGCTCGCCGAGGCCGACGGCGGCACACCGGAGGTGGTGCTGATCGCCACCGGTTCCGAGGTACAGCTCGCGCTGCAGGCCAGGAAGACACTGCAGGCCGACGGCGTTGCCGCCAGTGTGGTCTCGATGCCGTGCGTGGAATGGTTCGACCAGCAGGACGCAAGCTACCGCGACGCGGTGATCCCACCCACGGTCCGGGCCAGGGTGGCGGTCGAGGCGGGCGTGGCGCAGCCGTGGCACCGGTTCGTCGGGGACGCTGGCGAGGTCGTTTCCATCGAGCACTTCGGCGCCTCGGCCGACTACGCGACGCTGTTCCGCGAGTTCGGGATCACCGCCGAGGCGGTGGTGGCGGCCGCGCGCCGGTCGCTGGCCCGGATCGGCTGA
- the tal gene encoding transaldolase gives MGNTDRLAQLSQAGVSIWLDDLSRQRLESGNLAELVRDKHVVGVTTNPTIFANAVSHGESYDEQVRALAQHGADVHEAVRELTTTDVRNAADLLRDVYTGTGGKDGRVSIEVDPGLARDTDKTVAEAADLWKAVDRPNIFVKIPATEQGLPAITRTLAEGISVNVTLIFSVERYRAVIDAFFAGLEQAKASGHELRSIQSVASFFVSRVDTEVDKRLEAIGTDEALALRGEAAIANARLAYAAYEELFASPRWQQLREAGADPQRPLWASTGVKNPDYSDTRYVDELVVAGTVNTMPEKTLEAVADHARIEGDKVSGTAGQAQQAFDRLAAAGIDISDVFLTLENEGVEKFDKSWTELLDTVNDQLAKAKG, from the coding sequence ATGGGCAACACCGACAGGCTGGCCCAGCTCTCGCAGGCAGGGGTGTCGATCTGGCTCGACGATCTGTCGAGGCAGCGACTGGAGTCGGGCAATCTGGCCGAGTTGGTCAGGGACAAGCACGTGGTGGGCGTGACGACGAACCCCACCATCTTCGCCAACGCCGTCTCGCACGGTGAGTCCTACGACGAGCAGGTGCGGGCGCTTGCCCAGCACGGCGCCGACGTGCACGAGGCGGTGCGCGAACTCACCACCACCGACGTTCGCAACGCGGCCGACCTGCTGCGCGACGTCTACACCGGCACCGGCGGCAAGGACGGCCGGGTGTCCATCGAGGTGGACCCCGGCCTGGCGAGGGACACCGACAAGACCGTGGCCGAGGCCGCCGACCTGTGGAAGGCGGTGGACCGGCCCAACATCTTCGTCAAGATCCCGGCGACCGAGCAGGGACTGCCCGCGATCACCAGGACGCTTGCCGAGGGAATCAGTGTCAACGTCACGCTGATCTTCTCCGTCGAGCGCTACCGCGCGGTGATCGACGCCTTCTTCGCCGGGCTGGAGCAGGCAAAGGCCAGCGGTCACGAGCTGAGGTCGATCCAGTCGGTCGCCTCGTTCTTCGTGTCGCGAGTGGACACCGAGGTGGACAAGCGGCTCGAGGCGATCGGCACGGACGAGGCGCTGGCGCTGCGCGGTGAGGCCGCGATCGCCAACGCCCGGCTGGCCTACGCCGCCTACGAGGAACTGTTCGCCTCGCCGCGCTGGCAGCAGTTGCGGGAGGCGGGAGCCGACCCGCAGCGACCGCTGTGGGCGTCGACGGGGGTGAAGAACCCCGACTACTCCGACACCCGCTACGTCGACGAGTTGGTGGTGGCGGGCACCGTCAACACCATGCCGGAGAAGACACTGGAGGCGGTGGCCGACCACGCCCGGATCGAGGGCGACAAGGTCAGCGGCACGGCGGGACAGGCGCAGCAGGCCTTCGACCGACTGGCCGCCGCCGGCATCGACATCAGCGACGTGTTCCTCACCCTGGAGAACGAGGGCGTGGAGAAGTTCGACAAGTCCTGGACCGAATTGCTGGACACCGTGAACGACCAGCTCGCCAAGGCGAAGGGCTGA
- a CDS encoding glucose-6-phosphate isomerase, whose product MATEQTEVTVRDAGLWSAAVPLLESLVEDRVASRLTDGDATLWGADAEPEAAIRLSWTTLHKTSRPLIGEIETLRAQLRSDGIDRVVLAGMGGSSLAPEVITNTEGVSLTVLDTTDPDQVADALAGDLERTVVVVSSKSGTTVETDSHRRIFAKAFADTGIDAASRFVVVTDPGSPLAELARAQGYRKVFLADPNVGGRYSALTAFGLVPAGLAGADVARLLDQAAGVAPALGADSADNPALRLAAALGAAHAGGAEKVVLADSGSGIVGFGDWAEQLIAESTGKQGTGLLPVVAEGPDAPGFADAGGDATAVAVGEAVPGAAIAVSGPLGAQLLLWEYAVATAGRLLGINPFDQPDVEAAKRAARALLDHPDAPAATAEPTKVVGPVEVYAPEGSPAEGGLADVLRRFVDAASAAGRGYVSVQAYLDRITDASAAVLRAELARRTGSQVTFGWGPRFLHSTGQYHKGGHPNGVFLQLTGNVEDDIDVPDRPYSLGVLQLAQALGDGQVLAETGRPVLRLHLTDRAAGLAEVVRAVQELNE is encoded by the coding sequence ATGGCCACGGAGCAGACGGAGGTGACGGTTCGCGACGCCGGGTTGTGGTCCGCGGCCGTCCCGCTGCTGGAGTCGCTGGTCGAAGACCGGGTGGCGAGCAGGCTCACCGACGGCGACGCGACGCTGTGGGGCGCCGACGCGGAACCGGAGGCCGCGATCCGGCTGTCGTGGACCACGCTGCACAAGACGTCGCGCCCCTTGATCGGTGAGATCGAGACACTGCGGGCGCAGTTGCGGTCCGACGGTATCGACCGCGTGGTGCTCGCGGGCATGGGCGGCTCGTCGCTGGCACCGGAAGTGATCACCAACACCGAGGGCGTCTCGCTGACGGTGCTCGACACCACCGATCCGGATCAGGTCGCCGACGCGCTCGCCGGCGACCTGGAGCGCACGGTGGTGGTGGTGTCGTCGAAATCCGGCACGACGGTCGAGACCGACAGCCACCGGCGGATCTTCGCCAAGGCGTTCGCCGACACGGGCATCGACGCGGCGAGCAGGTTCGTGGTGGTGACCGACCCGGGGTCGCCGCTGGCCGAGCTGGCGCGGGCACAGGGTTACCGCAAGGTGTTTCTCGCCGACCCCAACGTGGGTGGCCGCTACTCCGCGCTGACCGCGTTCGGGCTGGTGCCCGCCGGGCTGGCGGGGGCCGACGTGGCTCGGCTGCTGGACCAGGCAGCCGGGGTGGCACCCGCGCTCGGCGCCGACTCGGCCGACAACCCCGCGCTGCGGTTGGCCGCCGCGCTCGGCGCCGCCCACGCGGGCGGTGCCGAGAAGGTGGTGCTCGCCGACAGCGGCTCCGGCATCGTCGGCTTCGGTGACTGGGCCGAGCAACTCATCGCCGAGTCCACCGGCAAGCAGGGCACCGGACTGCTGCCGGTCGTGGCGGAGGGCCCGGACGCCCCCGGCTTCGCCGACGCCGGGGGCGATGCCACCGCGGTGGCGGTCGGGGAGGCCGTGCCCGGCGCCGCGATCGCGGTGTCGGGACCGCTCGGCGCGCAACTGTTGCTGTGGGAGTACGCCGTGGCGACGGCGGGCAGGCTGCTGGGCATCAACCCGTTCGACCAGCCCGACGTCGAGGCCGCCAAGCGGGCGGCCCGCGCGCTGCTGGACCACCCTGATGCGCCGGCGGCCACGGCGGAACCGACGAAGGTCGTCGGTCCCGTGGAGGTGTACGCGCCCGAGGGTAGTCCCGCGGAGGGCGGGCTCGCCGACGTACTGCGGAGGTTCGTGGACGCCGCGTCCGCCGCCGGCCGTGGTTACGTGTCGGTGCAGGCCTATCTGGACCGCATCACCGACGCGTCCGCCGCGGTGCTGCGCGCGGAGCTGGCAAGACGTACCGGGTCGCAGGTCACCTTCGGTTGGGGGCCGCGCTTCCTGCACTCCACCGGGCAGTACCACAAGGGCGGCCACCCCAACGGCGTGTTCCTGCAGCTGACCGGGAACGTGGAGGACGACATCGACGTGCCGGACCGGCCGTACAGCCTGGGTGTGCTGCAACTGGCGCAGGCTCTGGGGGACGGCCAGGTGCTGGCGGAGACCGGCAGGCCGGTGCTGCGGCTGCACCTCACCGATCGAGCGGCCGGGCTGGCCGAGGTGGTCCGCGCGGTACAGGAGCTGAACGAATGA
- the zwf gene encoding glucose-6-phosphate dehydrogenase — MRQGSANPLRDPRDKRLPRIAGPSSLVIFGVTGDLSRKKLMPAIYDLAHRGLLPAGFSLIGFARRDWADQDFGQQVHDAVAEYARTPFRESVWNRLAEGIRFVQGSFDDDDAFDRLARTVQELSEERGTGGNTAFYLSIPPWAFPVVTKQLARCGLAQSSADVWRRVVIEKPFGHDLASAKELNAIVNEVFPEESVFRIDHYLGKETVQNILALRFANQLFEPIWNSNYVDHVQITMAEDIGLGGRAGYYEGIGAARDVIQNHLLQLLALTAMEEPVSFEPRALRTEKVKVLGATKPVGPLDETTARGQYAGGWQGGKKVPGLLQEPGFSKDSTTETYAAVTLEVRNRRWAGVPFYVRTGKRLGRRVTEVAVMFKRAPHLPFDTTSTEELGQNALVIRVQPDEGVTMRFGSKVPGTTMEVRDVTMDFGYGHAFTETSPEAYERLILDVLLGEPSLFPANEEVELSWRILDPILEHWAKQGTPEPYEPGSWGPPSAEALLSRSGRHWRRP, encoded by the coding sequence ATGAGGCAGGGTAGCGCCAACCCGCTTCGCGATCCCAGGGACAAGCGGCTGCCGAGGATCGCCGGGCCGTCCAGCCTGGTGATCTTCGGCGTCACCGGCGACCTCTCCCGCAAGAAGCTGATGCCCGCGATCTACGACCTCGCCCACCGGGGTCTGCTGCCCGCCGGGTTCTCGCTGATCGGTTTCGCTCGCCGCGACTGGGCCGACCAGGACTTCGGGCAGCAGGTGCACGACGCCGTCGCCGAGTACGCCCGCACCCCGTTCCGGGAGTCGGTGTGGAACCGGTTGGCGGAGGGCATCCGGTTCGTGCAGGGTTCCTTCGACGACGACGACGCCTTCGACCGGCTCGCGCGAACGGTTCAGGAGCTGTCCGAGGAGCGCGGCACCGGCGGTAACACGGCGTTCTACCTGTCCATCCCGCCGTGGGCGTTTCCGGTGGTGACCAAGCAGCTGGCACGGTGCGGCCTCGCACAGTCCAGCGCGGACGTGTGGCGCAGGGTGGTCATCGAGAAGCCGTTCGGGCACGATCTGGCCAGCGCCAAGGAACTCAACGCGATCGTCAACGAGGTGTTCCCCGAGGAGTCGGTGTTTCGCATCGACCACTACCTCGGCAAGGAGACGGTGCAGAACATCCTGGCGCTGCGGTTCGCCAACCAGCTGTTCGAGCCGATCTGGAACTCCAACTACGTCGACCACGTGCAGATCACGATGGCCGAGGACATCGGCCTCGGCGGTCGTGCGGGCTACTACGAGGGGATCGGGGCGGCTCGCGACGTCATCCAGAACCACCTGTTGCAGTTGCTCGCGCTCACCGCGATGGAGGAGCCGGTCTCGTTCGAGCCTAGGGCGCTGCGGACGGAGAAGGTGAAGGTGCTCGGCGCGACCAAGCCGGTGGGGCCCCTCGACGAGACGACGGCGCGCGGTCAGTACGCGGGCGGCTGGCAGGGCGGCAAGAAGGTGCCGGGGCTGCTGCAGGAACCCGGATTCTCCAAGGATTCCACCACCGAGACGTACGCGGCGGTGACGCTGGAGGTGCGTAACCGACGCTGGGCCGGGGTGCCGTTCTACGTGCGCACCGGCAAGCGGCTCGGGCGCAGGGTCACCGAGGTGGCCGTGATGTTCAAGCGGGCGCCGCACCTGCCGTTCGACACCACCTCGACCGAGGAACTGGGCCAGAACGCGCTGGTGATCCGGGTACAGCCGGACGAGGGTGTGACGATGCGGTTCGGCTCGAAGGTGCCTGGGACGACGATGGAGGTCCGCGACGTCACCATGGATTTCGGGTACGGCCACGCGTTCACCGAGACCTCCCCCGAGGCCTACGAGCGGCTGATCCTGGACGTGCTGCTGGGCGAGCCCTCGCTGTTTCCCGCAAACGAGGAGGTGGAGCTGTCCTGGCGGATACTCGACCCGATCCTGGAGCACTGGGCCAAGCAGGGCACCCCTGAGCCGTACGAGCCGGGCTCGTGGGGTCCGCCGTCGGCGGAGGCGCTGCTGAGCCGCAGCGGCAGGCACTGGAGGCGGCCGTGA
- the opcA gene encoding glucose-6-phosphate dehydrogenase assembly protein OpcA, with protein MIIDLPSTTTSQLNKKLVEIRERGGAVALGRVLTLVIVAEDDDQLEDAIDAANEASREHPSRVIVVARGARTAAARIDGQIRVGGDAGASEVVVLRLYGPLVGQARSAVVPLLLPDAPIVAWWPFAGPKAPASDPIGQLAQRRITDSAAEKNPIRSLRTRAKSYQDGDTDLAWTRLTNWRAQLVSALDLPPFERITGASVTGEGDSPSTELLAGWLAEYLNVPVTRVKSTSAQGIVSVRLDRRSGAVELHRPDGKTGTLTQPLQPPRRIALQRRDTRECLIEELRRLDPDEVYEAALRGLAKLSQPKRKPASSTTGRAGRKAKV; from the coding sequence GTGATCATCGACCTGCCTTCCACGACGACTTCGCAGCTGAACAAGAAGCTTGTCGAGATCAGGGAACGCGGTGGCGCGGTGGCGCTCGGCCGGGTACTGACACTGGTGATCGTCGCCGAGGACGACGACCAGTTGGAGGACGCCATCGACGCCGCCAACGAGGCGAGCAGGGAGCACCCGTCCCGGGTGATCGTCGTGGCGAGGGGCGCTCGCACGGCGGCCGCACGCATCGACGGGCAGATCCGGGTCGGCGGCGACGCCGGGGCCAGCGAGGTGGTCGTGCTGCGACTGTACGGCCCGCTGGTCGGCCAGGCACGCAGCGCGGTGGTGCCGTTGCTGCTGCCTGACGCGCCGATCGTGGCGTGGTGGCCGTTCGCGGGCCCGAAGGCGCCTGCGAGTGACCCGATCGGCCAGCTCGCGCAGCGACGGATCACCGACTCCGCCGCGGAGAAGAACCCGATCCGGAGCCTGCGCACCAGGGCGAAGTCCTATCAGGACGGTGATACGGACCTGGCGTGGACCCGGTTGACGAACTGGCGCGCGCAACTGGTGTCCGCTTTGGACCTGCCGCCGTTCGAGCGGATCACCGGCGCGAGCGTCACCGGTGAGGGCGACTCGCCGTCGACCGAGTTGCTGGCGGGATGGCTGGCCGAGTACCTGAACGTGCCGGTCACCCGGGTGAAGAGCACCTCGGCGCAGGGCATCGTGTCGGTGCGACTCGACCGGCGCTCCGGCGCCGTCGAGCTGCACCGCCCGGACGGCAAGACGGGCACGCTCACCCAGCCGCTGCAGCCCCCGCGCCGGATCGCGTTACAGCGCCGCGACACCAGGGAATGCCTGATCGAGGAACTACGCAGGCTGGACCCGGACGAGGTGTACGAGGCGGCGCTGCGCGGGTTGGCCAAGTTGTCGCAGCCAAAGCGCAAGCCTGCCTCGTCGACCACCGGCCGGGCGGGGCGGAAGGCGAAGGTATGA
- the pgl gene encoding 6-phosphogluconolactonase has product MSANDVVVHDDEDILTAACAARLVTRLTDAQAARGSASVVLTGGGTGIAILEQLRQSPAKDAIDWSRLDVYWGDERFVPAGDDERNDKQAREALLDHVGVDPARVHPMAPSDGEFGDDPDAAAAAYAGILAANAGPEDGDVPAFDVLLLGLGGEGHVASIFPDSQAASEDRRRVVAVRDSPKPPPTRISLTFPAIRAAAEVWLVTAGEAKADAVALALGGASELRLPAAGARGRSRTLWLLDRAAASKLGGLTGSVRP; this is encoded by the coding sequence ATGAGCGCGAACGACGTCGTCGTCCACGACGACGAGGACATTCTCACCGCGGCATGCGCCGCACGGCTGGTGACCCGGCTGACCGATGCGCAGGCGGCCAGGGGTTCGGCGTCGGTGGTGCTCACCGGAGGCGGCACCGGGATCGCCATACTGGAACAGTTGCGGCAAAGCCCCGCCAAAGACGCGATCGACTGGTCCCGGCTCGACGTCTACTGGGGCGATGAGCGGTTCGTGCCCGCAGGCGACGACGAGCGCAACGACAAGCAGGCCCGCGAGGCACTGCTCGACCACGTCGGTGTCGACCCGGCGCGGGTGCATCCGATGGCGCCTTCCGACGGCGAGTTCGGTGACGACCCGGACGCGGCGGCGGCTGCTTACGCGGGGATTCTCGCGGCGAACGCGGGGCCGGAGGACGGCGACGTTCCCGCGTTCGACGTGCTGCTGCTGGGTCTCGGCGGTGAGGGACACGTCGCGTCGATCTTCCCGGACTCGCAGGCCGCCAGCGAGGACCGGCGTCGCGTCGTCGCCGTGCGCGACTCCCCGAAACCGCCGCCCACCAGGATCTCCCTCACCTTCCCTGCCATCCGAGCCGCGGCCGAGGTGTGGCTGGTGACCGCGGGCGAGGCGAAGGCCGACGCGGTCGCTCTCGCGCTCGGTGGCGCGAGCGAGCTGCGGCTTCCGGCCGCGGGCGCGAGGGGCCGTTCCCGCACACTATGGCTGCTCGACAGGGCGGCGGCGAGCAAACTGGGGGGCCTGACCGGATCGGTTCGCCCGTAA
- a CDS encoding sensor histidine kinase: MTTEGISIPEVSVGDPDPMARDRSRRPTGTAAPRETALRRRPAVRGLAVDALAILIAVLDVWLVIPEQAEPYSVYLSAASCVALVARRWLPFTVVLATVPGFLAGWAQLAAMIALGSLAAKKQSHWQVWVGAGLVWLCRFVLWPLPDFFDLSWREHILDTIYGIIVAGMPIAIGLLIGARTELSARLAELARSRDRERQLHAQAVRAEERARLAREMHDVVSHDITLIAMQAGALASVENNEEVRTTAATIRKLSTHTLEELRALVGVLRSGANDGPGPDLRDIETLVGGTDVPVRLTVEQVPEELPPEVSAAAYRTVQECLTNVRKHAPGATAFVTVRGAQDGLCVEVRNAAPSHPGEELPSGGGFGLAGLAERARLLGGTFETGRTEDGGFRVSARYPAVS, translated from the coding sequence ATGACCACGGAGGGCATCTCCATCCCTGAGGTGTCGGTCGGCGACCCCGACCCGATGGCACGAGACCGATCGCGGCGGCCCACCGGTACCGCCGCGCCCCGAGAAACCGCACTCCGGCGCAGACCCGCCGTACGCGGACTTGCCGTGGACGCGCTCGCCATCCTGATCGCGGTGCTGGACGTCTGGCTCGTGATCCCGGAGCAGGCCGAGCCGTACTCGGTGTACCTTTCCGCGGCCAGCTGTGTCGCCCTGGTCGCCAGACGGTGGCTGCCGTTCACGGTGGTGCTGGCGACCGTGCCGGGTTTCCTCGCGGGCTGGGCGCAGCTGGCGGCCATGATCGCGCTCGGCTCGCTCGCCGCCAAGAAGCAGTCGCACTGGCAGGTCTGGGTCGGCGCAGGCCTGGTGTGGCTGTGCCGGTTCGTGCTGTGGCCGCTGCCCGACTTCTTCGACCTGAGCTGGCGTGAGCACATCCTGGACACCATCTACGGCATCATCGTCGCGGGCATGCCCATCGCGATCGGGTTGCTCATCGGCGCGCGGACGGAGCTTTCGGCCAGGCTCGCCGAGCTTGCCCGCAGCCGCGACCGCGAGCGCCAGCTGCACGCGCAGGCGGTGCGTGCCGAGGAGCGGGCCCGGCTGGCCAGGGAGATGCACGACGTCGTCTCGCACGACATCACGCTCATCGCGATGCAGGCAGGAGCACTGGCGTCGGTCGAGAACAACGAGGAGGTCCGCACGACGGCGGCCACGATCCGCAAGCTCAGCACGCACACCCTCGAAGAGTTGCGCGCGCTGGTCGGGGTGTTGCGTTCCGGCGCGAACGACGGCCCCGGGCCCGACCTGCGCGACATCGAAACCCTGGTCGGCGGCACGGATGTGCCGGTACGGCTGACCGTCGAGCAGGTGCCGGAGGAGTTGCCGCCCGAGGTCTCCGCCGCCGCCTACCGCACGGTGCAGGAATGTTTGACGAACGTGCGCAAGCACGCCCCCGGCGCGACCGCGTTCGTGACGGTTCGCGGTGCGCAGGACGGGCTGTGCGTCGAGGTCCGCAACGCCGCGCCGAGCCACCCCGGTGAGGAACTGCCGTCCGGTGGCGGCTTCGGCCTCGCCGGGCTCGCGGAGCGGGCGAGGCTGCTCGGCGGAACGTTCGAGACCGGCCGGACGGAGGACGGGGGCTTCCGGGTCAGCGCGCGCTACCCGGCGGTGTCGTGA
- a CDS encoding WXG100 family type VII secretion target, with the protein MVDLDSAEARSNTSGAGIIDTVRSTGAAIQDEDWGEFAASAGVLALDGLAMVVDPVGTLLAAGVGWLIEHIEPLKDGLDKLAGDPAAIQQGADTWSDVQSELKAIAAEIPGIVERDIPTWTGPAADKYRARAQDMADGVEALAESAGNAATVVATAGTMVSTCRAIIRDIVAAFIAELIKGALAALATSVVSFGATVAGYISYAVGRIGMKVAEIAAKISKLLAKLGKAGAHLAKVLDDIAQVAAKIGSKLGKLGSTVGKVAPGPGTTISGVGEGFARAGSRLDDVASSVGRGADRVTGVADDIGDFAARTGSRAADQVASGRHLIDNADDIGARAGDFVRNGPLSNGPLREFGETAGLVNDGFKPNAAGIAARGVAYGPQYEEQNDTEDIREGNTDFRHEQR; encoded by the coding sequence ATGGTCGATCTCGACAGTGCGGAGGCCAGGAGCAACACCAGCGGTGCGGGCATCATCGACACCGTTCGCTCCACCGGCGCCGCGATCCAGGACGAGGACTGGGGCGAGTTCGCCGCCAGCGCGGGTGTGCTCGCACTCGACGGGCTCGCCATGGTGGTCGACCCGGTCGGCACGCTGCTCGCGGCGGGTGTGGGCTGGTTGATCGAACACATCGAACCGTTGAAGGACGGGCTCGACAAGCTCGCAGGTGACCCCGCCGCCATCCAGCAGGGCGCGGACACCTGGTCCGACGTGCAGTCCGAGTTGAAGGCGATCGCCGCCGAGATCCCCGGGATCGTCGAACGTGACATCCCCACCTGGACCGGGCCCGCCGCCGACAAGTACCGAGCCCGCGCGCAGGACATGGCCGACGGTGTCGAGGCACTGGCCGAGAGCGCGGGCAACGCCGCCACCGTCGTCGCCACCGCGGGCACGATGGTCTCCACCTGCCGGGCGATCATCAGGGACATCGTCGCCGCGTTCATCGCGGAACTGATCAAAGGGGCGCTGGCCGCGCTGGCCACCTCGGTCGTCAGCTTCGGCGCCACCGTTGCGGGCTACATCTCCTACGCGGTGGGCCGGATCGGCATGAAGGTCGCCGAGATCGCGGCCAAGATCAGCAAGCTGCTGGCCAAACTGGGTAAGGCGGGCGCCCACCTGGCGAAGGTGCTGGACGACATCGCCCAGGTGGCCGCGAAGATCGGCAGCAAACTCGGCAAGCTCGGCTCCACCGTCGGCAAGGTGGCCCCCGGACCGGGCACCACGATCTCGGGTGTCGGTGAGGGCTTCGCGAGGGCGGGCTCCCGCCTGGACGACGTCGCGTCGTCGGTGGGCAGGGGCGCCGACCGTGTCACCGGCGTCGCCGACGACATCGGCGACTTCGCTGCGCGGACGGGTTCCAGGGCCGCTGACCAGGTCGCGAGCGGGCGTCACCTGATCGACAACGCCGACGACATCGGTGCGCGGGCCGGCGACTTCGTGCGCAACGGCCCGCTGTCCAACGGCCCGCTGCGCGAGTTCGGTGAGACCGCGGGACTGGTCAACGACGGCTTCAAACCCAACGCGGCAGGCATCGCCGCCCGCGGCGTCGCGTACGGCCCGCAGTACGAGGAGCAGAACGACACCGAGGACATCCGGGAAGGCAACACCGACTTCCGGCACGAGCAGCGGTGA
- a CDS encoding type VII secretion target — MTGNGFTVEPDELDTHAASLDGVAQRVQAEGERGGGIDFGIDAFGIVGQAFSTQARQTSSEAAEQIAGYAQDIRDLGTAVRAAGRAYVESDKGHAEPFRGGDGG, encoded by the coding sequence ATGACAGGGAACGGATTCACGGTCGAGCCGGACGAACTCGACACACACGCTGCCTCGCTCGACGGCGTCGCCCAGCGGGTGCAGGCCGAGGGAGAGCGCGGCGGCGGGATCGACTTCGGCATCGACGCGTTCGGCATCGTCGGGCAGGCGTTCTCGACGCAGGCGCGGCAGACCTCGAGCGAGGCGGCCGAGCAGATCGCGGGCTACGCGCAGGACATCCGCGACCTCGGCACCGCTGTCAGGGCGGCGGGCCGAGCCTACGTGGAATCGGACAAGGGACACGCGGAGCCGTTCCGCGGCGGCGACGGGGGCTGA